The proteins below come from a single Ostrinia nubilalis chromosome Z, ilOstNubi1.1, whole genome shotgun sequence genomic window:
- the LOC135087051 gene encoding MOG interacting and ectopic P-granules protein 1-like, with protein sequence MNGDVNGTMEEGMEVDLPSSHENEQSLQKVTLTDCDDIKNNGENSNNSETGNHVDSETNDCSTGNDVIENLLNENSSESNNKPPNECSKGTPELQIDQEHSNHSVNNHCSNSNEHSPKPVSNSLNTEVVEQEKSGEINDQNNEDNHIVDKGEGGKQTSIDDESDESSAEDDSIVSDERKAEDTVSIDSGSEDEGDETSQDVQSENIRTSDIIVLDIERESESQNGDSKTSEIHEIESDNDDCVVASEIKSATVKETLPLRRSSRAIKRKRYNDDVQNGIESDIEEISFNESSLRKGKPIVINDTKALVEMAAKQMKHGNNNKKEPTVVIIDTNSGSPPKNTSVSIKPSVSTSTSVLNAQHLYQSIVARGTTVTPVSSTKSTSTQVSQTPTPPILPSLTDDMFVVEAPSFIVPYVYEKPSLKPFREFVFKLGKELEEQKQKDNKEEDTDKEKDDGSESEAQSTQKSEEQEKKKKSDRERRRRRNDDDDASWDGESASESDDALSDEEDKIVVKDKTEPIDQIKNVTELTADKICSSKANVHSSMDCSLGKFFINIGLNLVQEFVQTDLLKQQNRKLYKEKKSGQNTRATESSIAQLKKNLEFSKENNAPYVQPQKKCELCSFKTESMLAMANHLEIPHMKNNMYKCNFCSFEIRSPHEILYHMEAEHNVKGRLERAPSYHQCSNCPFEDNGKGKLARHLLACAKKFKPETNLAPPVDWEPPAKIPKIAKPRNNVVGSYPSTFNRSPYGSTAVRTPMSMGLGLGIAAGGFRGRGRSPMALPPRGVPILRGGGLMPRHTSPILMQSNFAASNPVKPKSVHHPSISITPLPRQPPPQVVPQQAQSGQSKGSFVICEICDGYIKDLEQLRNHMQWIHKVKIHPKMIYNRPPLNCQKCQFRFFTDQGLERHLLGSHGLVTSSMQEAANKGKDAGRCPVCGRVYQWKLLNHVARDHNLTLKPAHLSYKCTVCTATFGMYKQFENHVYSAHSVVAKRVMDKSKASAPPPKGASGKPLKINDEITIIPQPAKPTTTNAKGK encoded by the exons ATGAATGGGGATGTAAATGGTACTATGGAGGAGGGCATGGAAGTAGACCTTCCAAGTTCACATGAAAACGAACAAAGTCTCCAAAAAGTTACCTTAACAGACTGTGATGATATTAAAAACAATGGTGAGAATAGCAATAATTCAGAGACTGGCAATCATGTAGACAGCGAGACAAATGACTGCTCAACGGGCAATGATGTTATAGAAAACTTGCTCAATGAGAATAGTAGTGAATCCAACAACAAACCACCCAATGAATGTTCCAAGGGCACACCTGAACTGCAGATAGATCAAGAACATAGCAACCATTCAGTAAATAATCACTGCAGTAACAGCAATGAGCATTCTCCAAAGCCAGTCTCCAATTCTCTTAATACGGAAGTTGTGGAACAAGAGAAGTCAGGGGAGATAAATGATCAAAATAATGAAGACAATCACATTGTTGACAAAGGTGAAGGTGGGAAACAG ACTTCGATTGATGACGAGTCCGATGAATCATCTGCTGAGGATGATTCTATTGTATCTGATGAACGCAAAGCCGAAGACACAGTAAGCATTGACTCTGGTTCAGAAGATGAGGGAGATGAAACTTCACAAGATGTCCAATCAGAAAATATCAGGACAAGTGATATTATTGTATTAGACATAGAAAGAGAATCTGAAAGTCAAAATGGTGATTCTAAAACTTCTGAAATACATGAAATTGAAAGTGACAATGATGACTGTGTAGTGGCTTCCGAAATAAAATCTGCTACTGTCAAGGAAACTTTGCCACTTAGACGTAGCAGCAGGGCAATAAAACGTAAAAGATATAATGATGACGTTCAAAATGGAATTGAGTCTGATATAGAAGAAATATCGTTCAACGAATCTTCATTACGTAAGGGCAAACCAATTGTAATTAACGATACTAAAGCACTAGTTGAGATGGCAGCCAAACAAATGAAGCAtgggaataataataaaaaagaaccaACTGTTGTCATTATTGATACAAACTCAGGTTCACCTCCTAAAAATACTTCAGTGTCAATAAAGCCTTCCGTTTCAACATCTACTTCGGTTCTCAACGCCCAGCATTTATATCAAAGCATTGTTGCGCGTGGCACCACGGTGACACCAGTCAGCAGCACTAAAAGTACATCCACACAGGTATCACAAACGCCTACACCACCTATTTTGCCGTCTTTGACAGACGATATGTTCGTCGTAGAAGCACCCTCATTTATTGTACCTTATGTATATGAAAAGCCGTCTTTAAAACCTTTTAGAGAGTTTGTATTCAAGTTAGGTAAAGAACTGGAAGAGCAAAAGCAAAAAGATAATAAGGAAGAAGACACGGATAAAGAAAAGGATGACGGTTCTGAAAGCGAGGCCCAGTCCACGCAGAAATCAGAAGAAcaagagaaaaagaaaaaatctgATAGAG AGCGACGAAGGCGGAggaatgatgacgatgatgcaTCGTGGGACGGGGAGTCCGCTTCGGAGTCTGATGATGCACTGAGTGATGAGGAGGACAAAATTGTAGTGAAAGATAAAACTGAACCAATTGACCAGATAAAAAATGTGACCGAGTTGACTGCTGATAAGATTTGTTCAAGCAAGGCCAATGTTCATAGCTCTATGGATTGCTCACTAGGAAAGTTTTTCATTAATATTGGTCTTAACCTTGTCCAAGAATTTGTGCAAACCGATTTGTTGAAACAACAAAATCGCAAATTATACAAGGAAAAGAAGTCTGGTCAAAACACTAGAGCAACAGAATCATCTATAGCACAACTTAAGAAAAATCTAGAATTTAGTAAAGAAAATAATGCACCTTATGTGCAGCCCCAAAAGAAGTGTGAGCTATGCAGTTTCAAAACAGAGTCGATGCTCGCCATGGCTAACCATTTAGAGATTCCACATATGAAAAATAACATGTACAAATGTAATTTTTGTTCGTTTGAAATTCGAAGTCCGCATGAAATTTTGTATCATATGGAAGCAGAGCATAACGTAAAAGGCCGACTGGAGAGAGCGCCGTCGTACCATCAGTGCTCAAACTGTCCGTTTGAGGACAACGGGAAAGGAAAACTGGCCCGACATCTGCTAGCCTGTGCAAAGAAATTCAAACCTGAAACGAATTTAGCTCCGCCTGTGGATTGGGAACCACCAGCTAAAATACCAAAG ATAGCAAAACCGCGCAACAATGTCGTGGGGTCTTACCCGAGCACGTTCAATCGCAGTCCGTACGGAAGCACCGCGGTGCGGACGCCTATGAGCATGGGCCTGGGCCTGGGCATAGCGGCAGGCGGCttccgcgggcgcgggcgctcGCCGATGGCGCTGCCGCCGCGCGGCGTGCCCATCCTGCGGGGCGGCGGCCTCATGCCTAGGCACACCTCGCCGATACTTATGCAGTCTAACTTCGCTGCATCG AATCCCGTGAAACCAAAGTCAGTCCACCACCCGTCGATATCCAtcacgccgctgccgcggcagCCGCCGCCGCAGGTGGTGCCGCAGCAGGCCCAGAGCGGGCAGTCCAAGGGCTCGTTCGTGATCTGCGAAATATGCGACGGATACATCAAAGACTTAGAGCAATTAAGGAACCATATGCAATGGATACATAAAGTCAAAATTCACCCGAAAATGATCTACAATCGGCCGCCGCTTAATTGCCAAAAATGTCAATTTAG GTTCTTCACGGATCAGGGACTAGAACGGCACTTACTAGGCTCGCATGGGTTAGTCACCAGCTCAATGCAGGAAGCGGCCAACAAAGGAAAAGATGCTGGGAGATGTCCTGTCTGTGGCAGG GTATATCAATGGAAGCTTCTCAACCATGTAGCCAGGGATCACAATTTAACGTTAAAGCCAGCCCACCTGTCGTACAAATGCACAGTCTGCACCGCCACATTTGGCATGTACAAGCAATTCGAAAACCACGTGTACTCGGCGCACAGTGTAGTCGCCAAACGAGTCATGGACAAAAGCAAGGCCAGCGCGCCGCCGCCTAAAGGCGCCAGTGGCAAGCCGCTCAAGATCAACGACGAAATAACTATAATACCACAGCCTGCCAAACCGACAACTACTAATGCCAAGGGGAAATAA
- the LOC135086626 gene encoding ER degradation-enhancing alpha-mannosidase-like protein 3 produces MVIMAYRVVLLIFIFAICVSTEDEHTTSKMTKAERLMLREEARSMFYHAYDAYMYNAYPADELMPLSCKGRWKGITPSRGDMDDSLGNFSLTLVDSLDTLVVMGDFSEFNNAIKLVIKDVTFDHDIIVSVFETNIRMLGGLLSAHVLTDALKPEIPILQWYNGELLAMAEDLGKRLLPAFNTSTGIPHGRINLRHGIRGLSESRETCTACAGTMILEMAALSRLTGNLIYEQKAHKAMDRLWKIRHRTSDLMGTVINIHSGDWVRKDSGVGAGIDSYYEYCLKAYILLGDEKYLARFTRHYNAVMKYISRGPVMLAVHMHRPHLQSRNFMDALLAFWPGLQVLLGDVRPAVETHEMLYQVMQRHTFIPEAFTTDFQVHWGQHPLRPEFLESTYFLHRATGDDHYLRVGRAVLKALQQFARVPCGYAAVNDVRTRLHEDRMDSFVLAETFKYLYMLFGEDKDLPVKLEDYVLTTEAHFLPLSLAAAGKNTTYFTLKIDDEDEDKFRKTCPNTASLVPEKVRQPMRQLLGSTAARPPARLRPLNDPRQVLALADMGISVLTLPDGRVQLLYTTSTAKSAKDAAEGLTFMREMSKWNSMSDTDNGVVAAGVKVNDRIFPAGPGHFGRELGDARLSGRLAFTVPSDACAEIQNPADVRDLFAVAKRGQCTFAQKVRNIQSAGAKLAIILDNIPDSTHENTALFAMSGDGKDDIHIPAVFLYSKEAEYLTEVLYSNPELAVIVGDLKSLKREFEGEQCDGGNCEAVIESTDVSADKESFDHLKKVLNQLVAQFELSLSNEDQVRQKKSNDDLDLFFAKSKEKFINNKARTENTPACTANSEPANQIRTQPSSEDKKKDALPDKTPGDF; encoded by the exons aTGGTGATAATGGCATATCGAGTggtgttgttaatttttattttcgcaATATGTGTGAGCACGGAAGATGAACACACTACATCGAAGATGACAAAAGCAGAGAGACTAATGTTGAG agAAGAGGCTAGAAGCATGTTCTACCATGCATATGATGCATACATGTATAATGCATATCCTGCCGATGAACTAATGCCCCTAAGTTGCAAGGGTCGATGGAAAGGTATAACTCCAAGCAGAGGGGACATGGATGATTCTCTGGGAAA CTTCTCTCTCACCTTAGTTGACAGTTTGGATACTCTTGTTGTGATGGGGGATTTCTCAGAATTTAACAATGCCATCAAACTCGTCATCAAAGACGTCACTTTCGATCACGATATTATAGTATCAGTGTTTGAAACCAATATAAGAATGCTGGG AGGATTATTATCGGCTCATGTATTAACTGATGCCTTGAAACCAGAAATACCAATTTTGCAATGGTATAATGGAGAACTATTGGCCATGGCTGAAGACTTAGGAAAAAGATTGTTGCCTGCATTCAATACATCAACAGGAATACCTCATGGacga atAAACCTCCGGCATGGGATACGAGGGCTCTCGGAGTCCCGGGAGACGTGCACAGCCTGCGCGGGGACCATGATTCTGGAGATGGCAGCTCTGTCGCGGCTCACCGGCAACCTGATCTACGAACAAAAGGCTCATAAAGCAATGGACAGGCTCTGGAAAATCAGACATAG GACGTCAGACCTGATGGGAACGGTGATAAACATCCACTCGGGCGACTGGGTGCGCAAGGATTCGGGCGTAGGCGCCGGCATCGACTCGTACTACGAGTACTGTCTGAAGGCCTACATCTTGCTGGGCGATGAGAAGTACTTGGCGCGGTTCACGCGGCACTACAACGCCGTCATGAAGTACATCAGCCGGGGACCCGTCATGTTGGCGGTGCACATGCACAG GCCTCATCTCCAGTCGCGCAACTTCATGGACGCGCTGCTAGCGTTCTGGCCGGGACTGCAAGTACTGCTGGGCGACGTGCGGCCCGCCGTGGAGACGCACGAGATGCTGTACCAGGTCATGCAGCGCCACACCTTCATCCCCGAGGCCTTCACCACCGACTTCCAG GTCCACTGGGGCCAGCACCCCTTACGGCCGGAGTTCCTGGAGTCCACATACTTCTTGCACCGCGCAACCGGCGACGATCACTACTTGCGCGTGGGCCGCGCGGTGCTGAAGGCATTACAACAGTTCGCGCGCGTGCCGTGCGGATATGCGGCCGTTAACGACGTGCGCACGCGCTTACACGAAGATAGGATGGACTCCTTCGTGCTGGCCGAGACTTTTAAATACCTGTACATGCTGTTCGGGGAAGACAA GGATTTGCCCGTGAAGTTGGAAGACTACGTGCTGACGACAGAGGCTCACTTCTTGCCGCTGTCGCTGGCAGCTGCCGGCAAGAACACCACCTACTTCACCCTGAAGATTGATGATGAAGACGAAGACAAATTCAGAAA GACATGTCCGAACACGGCGTCTCTGGTTCCTGAGAAGGTGCGACAGCCGATGCGTCAGCTGCTCGGCTCGACGGCCGCGCGGCCGCCGGCGAGACTCCGCCCCCTCAACGACCCGCGACAAGTGTTGGCCTTGGCCGATATGGGCATATCCGTCCTCACGCTGCCTGATGGCCGCGTACAACTGCTCTACACCACCTCCACG GCGAAATCAGCCAAAGACGCAGCGGAGGGTCTGACATTCATGCGGGAGATGTCCAAATGGAATTCCATGAGCGACACCGACAACGGCGTGGTCGCGGCCGGCGTGAAAGTGAACGACAGAATCTTCCCCGCGGGGCCCGGCCACTTCGGGCGCGAGCTCGGCGACGCGCGCCTCTCCGGCCGGCTCGCCTTCACCGTCCCCTCCGACGCCTGCGCCGAGATACAGAACCCCGCCGACGTCCGCGACCTATTCGCCGTCGCCAAGCGCGGACAGTGCACCTTCGCACAAAAGGTACGCAACATACAAAGCGCCGGCGCCAAACTCGCCATCATACTAGACAACATTCCCGACTCCACCCACGAAAACACAGCCCTGTTCGCCATGTCCGGAGACGGAAAGGACGACATTCACATACCAGCCGTATTCTTATACTCGAAGGAAGCCGAGTATTTGACGGAAGTTCTCTACAGCAACCCTGAGCTCGCTGTGATCGTCGGCGACCTTAAATCGCTGAAGCGCGAGTTCGAAGGCGAACAATGCGACGGCGGCAACTGCGAGGCCGTCATCGAATCCACTGACGTCAGCGCGGACAAGGAGTCCTTCGACCATCTCAAGAAAGTACTCAATCAACTTGTGGCGCAGTTTGAACTGTCTCTGTCGAACGAAGACCAGGTACGTCAAAAGAAGTCCAATGACGATTTAGATCTTTTCTTCGCGAAATCAAAAGAAAAGTTTATTAACAACAAGGCCCGAACTGAGAACACTCCGGCTTGTACTGCGAACAGTGAACCCGCGAATCAAATCCGAACTCAACCTAGTAGTGAGGACAAAAAGAAAGACGCACTGCCAGACAAAACTCCAGGTGATTTCTGA